From the genome of Geoanaerobacter pelophilus:
CGCCACCGGTACGGGTGGACTGTTCTTACCTGATCACGGCCTGGGCTTCTGGCGCGTCAAGCACCCCTGCCTTTGACGAACACCGGCTCCTGGGAGAGGTTATGAAGGTGCTGCTGCGCCACCCGGTGATTCCTGAAGCCTTGCTGCAGGGGGGGCTCAAGGGGCAGGAGCCGCGGCTGCCTGCCGTGACCCTGCAGCCGGGGCAGCTGCAAAGCATGGGAGAATTCTGGCAGGCGCTCGGCGGCAAGCCGAAGGCCGCGCTCAACTATACCGTGACCATCGGCGTTGCGCCGCATGCACCGGAAGAGACCGG
Proteins encoded in this window:
- a CDS encoding DUF4255 domain-containing protein — protein: MIDDLDKTLQELLKTGLPPGVASQVAISFAPPDSSFPPSAVTLPAIDLFLYDVRENRDLRDQEWLLERRSDGTGSKKPPPVRVDCSYLITAWASGASSTPAFDEHRLLGEVMKVLLRHPVIPEALLQGGLKGQEPRLPAVTLQPGQLQSMGEFWQALGGKPKAALNYTVTIGVAPHAPEETGPLVTDKVIKFRQGIEEG